One genomic window of Kosmotoga olearia TBF 19.5.1 includes the following:
- a CDS encoding S41 family peptidase — protein sequence MNKARYILIVILLLISTFTIAEKLFTPEQLREDLDFLVSKIVEEYYNPWLKVDETEFWNLVEEKRAQLDHDMTWSEFYKIAAPLVATLHDQHSFLQPPSDAVIRVFPFRLHRVKDKAVVINSVCELPVGAIVTKINGIPVENIIQELEMYGTYETPESRLNFLVNYFIQALPEWWGIEEFEITYLYKNEEKVLNLEATSSKYYRWITQPVRKRSPSFELHGSIGVLKVPSFNRSYKNETVKKMEEAIDSDITNLIIDVRSNSGGSTGNVLSLLQYFVDKPTKLAKGIGAKSYTREVVKYAILDYGVNVYPAKKQFSGKLWILTDEDIFSGTLIFLGFLVREGIGTILGERSSETANFGFKQQEYLLPNTNCSVDLSKARILLLEEGRHIEPDIPINLSLEEKIKWIIGEADPMLDEALRIVERVSEEQRSMEVK from the coding sequence GTGAATAAAGCGAGATACATACTCATAGTGATCCTTTTACTCATTTCCACTTTCACAATAGCCGAAAAGCTTTTTACTCCCGAACAGTTGAGGGAGGATTTAGATTTTCTCGTTTCCAAAATCGTTGAAGAGTATTACAACCCCTGGCTAAAGGTAGATGAAACCGAATTCTGGAATCTTGTCGAAGAGAAAAGAGCTCAATTAGACCATGATATGACATGGTCTGAGTTCTACAAGATAGCTGCTCCATTAGTAGCCACTCTTCACGACCAACATTCTTTCTTGCAACCGCCATCAGATGCGGTAATAAGAGTATTTCCGTTTAGGTTGCATAGGGTAAAAGATAAAGCGGTGGTGATCAATTCAGTCTGCGAACTGCCAGTCGGAGCCATTGTAACAAAGATCAATGGCATTCCGGTTGAGAATATTATCCAGGAACTGGAGATGTATGGAACCTATGAAACTCCAGAGAGTAGACTTAATTTTCTGGTGAATTACTTCATCCAAGCATTGCCTGAGTGGTGGGGAATCGAGGAATTTGAGATTACATATCTTTATAAAAATGAAGAAAAAGTACTGAATTTGGAAGCTACAAGTTCAAAGTATTATAGATGGATTACTCAACCAGTAAGAAAAAGAAGCCCATCATTTGAGTTGCATGGTTCTATTGGAGTTTTGAAAGTTCCGAGTTTTAATAGATCATATAAGAATGAAACAGTAAAGAAAATGGAGGAAGCGATAGATAGCGACATCACCAATCTAATTATTGATGTTAGAAGCAATTCGGGAGGTAGTACAGGAAACGTATTGAGTCTCCTGCAATATTTTGTAGATAAACCAACGAAATTGGCCAAAGGAATCGGGGCGAAATCTTATACAAGGGAAGTAGTTAAATACGCTATTTTAGATTATGGTGTGAATGTGTATCCTGCGAAGAAACAGTTTTCTGGAAAGCTGTGGATTCTAACGGATGAAGATATTTTTTCCGGTACTCTCATATTTCTTGGTTTTTTGGTAAGAGAAGGCATTGGAACGATTCTAGGAGAAAGGTCAAGCGAAACAGCGAATTTTGGGTTTAAACAACAGGAATATTTATTACCAAACACAAACTGTAGCGTAGACTTATCAAAAGCGAGGATTTTGCTTCTTGAAGAGGGGAGACATATAGAGCCGGATATTCCCATAAACCTGAGCCTTGAGGAAAAGATTAAATGGATAATAGGAGAAGCTGATCCCATGCTTGACGAAGCTCTGCGAATTGTCGAAAGGGTATCAGAAGAGCAAAGAAGTATGGAGGTGAAGTAA
- a CDS encoding ATP-binding cassette domain-containing protein has product MLEVLGVKKKYKNGIEALKGVSLKIETGKKVAIFGENGAGKTTLLKIIATFLLPDEGTVTLEGVNIIKNNKYARKNITISTGMERSFYYRLTVKQNLEFFGMLNGLVGKELKKKVEKVIEKTGLEEYGKIRYMELSKGLKRRLDIARALLKEAKVYIFDEPCAGIDIKTRGGIHKIVNELGKEKIVIFATHEIEDLKKMDRIIAIHNGIKVGELLVHENRDCVENFVKGVC; this is encoded by the coding sequence ATGCTTGAAGTGCTAGGTGTGAAGAAAAAATACAAAAACGGGATAGAAGCGTTGAAAGGTGTGAGTCTAAAGATAGAAACCGGGAAAAAAGTAGCGATATTTGGAGAGAATGGTGCGGGGAAGACAACGCTACTAAAAATCATTGCCACATTTTTGTTGCCAGATGAGGGGACGGTTACCCTTGAAGGAGTAAATATCATCAAAAACAACAAATATGCAAGGAAAAACATAACCATATCCACTGGAATGGAAAGGAGCTTTTATTACAGATTAACTGTCAAACAAAACCTTGAATTCTTTGGGATGTTGAACGGACTTGTAGGGAAGGAGTTAAAGAAAAAAGTAGAAAAAGTGATAGAAAAGACGGGGCTTGAGGAATACGGAAAAATAAGATACATGGAGTTATCAAAAGGACTGAAGAGAAGGCTGGACATAGCGAGGGCGCTGCTGAAAGAAGCTAAAGTATACATATTTGACGAGCCATGTGCGGGGATAGATATAAAGACGAGAGGTGGAATACACAAGATAGTGAACGAGCTTGGAAAAGAGAAGATAGTCATTTTTGCAACACATGAGATAGAAGATTTGAAGAAAATGGACAGGATAATAGCTATACACAATGGCATAAAAGTGGGCGAACTGCTGGTGCATGAAAATAGAGATTGCGTAGAGAATTTTGTAAAAGGGGTCTGTTAG
- a CDS encoding ABC transporter permease yields the protein MKALIYKFCYFFRRDIAIWLSYRVQLVLGFLSGFVGIIQFGLIGKFIAGGNYFPMIEKYGGDVLAYFITGTVFMSYTNLALSTFKASIQREQSMGTLEYLLLSETPFWELFTFNFLSSFMFTSINIIIMFFALVWLFSVHITPNIFATFVVLIVTMFPLSGIGLLSAAMVVVTKRGDPIGWIYSTTAGIFSGIYFPVEILPTWIRPVSYFLPTTFGMDLSRKTLIKGYTLTQIKDGLLILIVMGILLLPLGIIVFQTNLRKAQKEGTLVWY from the coding sequence GTGAAAGCATTAATATACAAATTTTGCTACTTTTTTAGAAGAGACATAGCGATATGGCTCTCTTACAGGGTACAGCTTGTTCTTGGGTTTCTCAGTGGATTTGTGGGAATAATCCAATTTGGACTTATTGGTAAGTTCATAGCAGGTGGCAATTACTTTCCTATGATAGAAAAATACGGAGGTGATGTCCTTGCTTATTTTATTACAGGTACCGTTTTCATGTCATATACGAACCTTGCTCTTTCCACTTTCAAAGCATCTATCCAGCGTGAGCAATCAATGGGCACGCTGGAATATCTTCTTCTTTCCGAAACACCTTTCTGGGAACTTTTTACCTTCAATTTTCTGAGCTCTTTTATGTTCACAAGTATAAATATTATTATCATGTTCTTTGCCCTTGTGTGGTTATTTTCAGTGCATATAACACCCAATATATTTGCAACTTTCGTGGTGCTGATAGTAACGATGTTTCCTCTTTCCGGTATCGGTCTTTTGAGCGCTGCTATGGTGGTGGTAACAAAGAGAGGTGATCCCATAGGATGGATATACTCAACGACAGCAGGAATATTTTCAGGCATATATTTTCCCGTCGAAATACTGCCAACATGGATAAGACCTGTGTCGTATTTTCTTCCCACTACATTTGGAATGGATTTATCGAGAAAAACGCTAATAAAAGGATACACACTGACTCAGATAAAAGACGGATTGTTAATATTAATAGTCATGGGCATACTTTTACTACCCTTGGGAATAATAGTATTCCAAACCAACCTGCGCAAAGCACAAAAAGAAGGAACTCTTGTATGGTATTGA
- a CDS encoding ATP-binding cassette domain-containing protein has product MTVASMENVSFSFANGPKIFDNFSLSVKKGEFVYIKGLNGSGKSTLLKILCGLIPPTTGNVSVFGKEPHRNPEILKRLGIVIDGMGLYRELSLRENILLFARQKGVTPEMAEEALKKYVRMWNIDFNRKYKKSSHGMRKIAKLTLSLINDPELLIWDEPELALDKKRHETLVNLLRDYKENGKTCIIAGTNPDMYQGLIDRVIEKEVTI; this is encoded by the coding sequence ATGACGGTTGCGTCTATGGAGAATGTATCGTTTTCTTTTGCCAATGGGCCGAAAATATTCGACAACTTCTCGTTGAGCGTGAAAAAGGGTGAATTTGTTTATATAAAAGGTCTAAACGGTTCCGGGAAGAGTACGCTCTTAAAAATCCTTTGTGGATTAATACCTCCAACAACTGGGAATGTTAGCGTTTTTGGAAAAGAACCACATCGTAACCCTGAAATTTTAAAAAGGTTGGGAATAGTGATTGATGGTATGGGATTATACAGAGAACTTAGCTTGAGAGAAAATATATTACTCTTCGCCAGACAAAAAGGTGTAACACCCGAAATGGCAGAAGAAGCACTGAAAAAATATGTAAGAATGTGGAACATAGATTTCAACAGAAAATACAAGAAATCCTCCCATGGCATGAGGAAGATAGCTAAATTAACACTCTCGCTGATAAATGATCCTGAACTTCTGATATGGGATGAGCCAGAACTCGCACTTGATAAAAAGCGCCATGAAACTTTAGTAAATTTACTTCGTGATTATAAAGAAAACGGTAAAACCTGCATAATTGCCGGTACAAATCCAGATATGTATCAAGGCCTCATAGATAGAGTAATAGAAAAAGAGGTGACAATATGA